The Phoenix dactylifera cultivar Barhee BC4 chromosome 12, palm_55x_up_171113_PBpolish2nd_filt_p, whole genome shotgun sequence genome has a window encoding:
- the LOC103704984 gene encoding uncharacterized protein LOC103704984 produces MVDDPLFLHLHKLPAATSEETLARVLEFLWKTRKTGLAPHEKTRLQSLLNLPTLEELDPVLACLRLIIRKCVHEKLTSEDIQNLFPIDLSAELQSILVMVLQKYQNQWMEEASRDQPLWQQTRVSYQVRVNTPPVLPPLLASELSSSLWPRQDDEINYPNSSNLYGSVPSKVDRNLPSIPPIPLQRDNGSFDNLAILPRLKSMTWTMENQNLTPANRVAIITLKLQDYTKSPSGEIEVKFQLSKDTLEAMLRSMTYISEQLSNSVEPPSEPSSKKPRQ; encoded by the exons ATGGTGGACGACCCTCTCTTCCTCCACCTCCACAAGCTCCCAGCGGCGACGTCGGAGGAAACCCTAGCCCGCGTCCTCGAATTCCTCTGGAAGACGAGAAAGACCGGCCTCGCTCCTCACGAGAAGACTCGCCTCCAGTCCCTTCTCAACCTCCCCACGCTCGAAGAGCTCGACCCC GTTTTGGCATGCCTTCGTTTAATTATCAGGAAGTGTGTACACGAGAAGCTCACAAGTGAAGATATACAAAATTTGTTTCCTATTGATCTGTCTGCTGAACTTCAAAGCATTCTTGTGATGGTACTTCAGAAATATCAGAACCAGTGGATGGAGGAAGCATCGAGAGACCAG CCTCTTTGGCAACAGACAAGGGTGTCTTATCAGGTTAGAGTCAATACACCACCAGTTCTTCCACCTCTCCTGGCTTCAGAATTATCGTCATCACTATGGCCACGACAAGATGATGAAATTAACTATCCTAACAGCAGTAATCTCTATGGTTCTGTTCCAAGCAAAGTTGATCGAAATCTGCCAAGCATCCCCCCAATTCCCCTTCAACGGGATAATGGCTCTTTTGATAATCTG GCGATTCTTCCCCGACTCAAGTCAATGACATGGACTATGGAGAATCAAAATTTGACACCTGCAAATCGGGTGGCTATCATTACTCTGAAG CTGCAAGATTATACAAAGTCTCCTTCAGGGGAAATAGAGGTGAAGTTTCAGCTTTCAAAAGACACACTGGAAGCCATGTTGAGATCAATGACCTACATCAGTGAGCAGCTCTCAAACTCT GTGGAGCCACCGTCAGAACCATCATCAAAGAAGCCGCGGCAGTAA